In Bacillus rossius redtenbacheri isolate Brsri chromosome 9 unlocalized genomic scaffold, Brsri_v3 Brsri_v3_scf9_2, whole genome shotgun sequence, one DNA window encodes the following:
- the LOC134543100 gene encoding sphingomyelin phosphodiesterase-like isoform X6 → MRGQSAPRIIRPRIIGSLLYSQIYVSGLVTVMSDVNSLTVCFYFTAPSSAPQSDVRGPEPARCTACRDTVKRMYGVYNANRSRAELRDAVVSLCVSSRLYDSVVCPATVDVFLEMMVYFAEHAGIDAVTNRLCTLILNRETCSADVEWTVDADMGVKPDVVMPTISHNVKPVACSQTGPVTIVHVSDLHLDPKYSPGNEAPCSRPLCCREPAPGGRPGGAGPWGDYRRYAPLNVSDAVSTRYLFELVSELWSPYVTPEAQQTLLRGGFYTVVPRPGFRVIVLNSVVCLNSNYWLAYDPIDPYSQLQWLVGVLREAERAGERVHILYHVPSGLRSRYGWCLKVWGREFHKIVDRFENIVTAHFAGHTHYEEFHVFYSTDNSSRANGVSFVSGSASPFIDVNPSYKVYTVDPASWHVADAVAWSFNLTEANLRPEREPAWRELYSMREEYGLRDLLPARLDSLVHRMAANHDLLQRYARNYVKQGDPQLVEGCDDLCLKAKLCEIVTVESGNLDKCDELGREFDAANMTHRASV, encoded by the exons atGCGCGGACAATCCGCACCGCGcatcatccgcccgcggataatagggagtttactgtattcacAAATATATGTAAGTGGTTTGGTCACAGTTATGTCGGATGTTAACTCCTTGACTGTATGTTTTTACTTCACAGCGCCTTCAAGTGCCCCTCAGAGCGACGTTCGCGGCCCAGAGCCTGCGCGGTGCACGGCTTGCCGCGACACTGTCAAGCGCATGTACGGCGTTTACAACGCCAACAGATCTCGCGCAGAGCTCAGGGATGCAGTGGTTAGCTTGTGCGTCTCGTCTCGGCTGTACGACAGCGTGGTTTGTCCGGCTACTGTTGACGTTTTCTTG GAAATGATGGTATACTTTGCTGAGCACGCTGGCATCGATGCAGTGACTAACAGACTGTGCACCTTGATCTTGAACAGAGAAACATGCAGCGCTGATGTTGAGTGGACAGTCGATGCCGATATGGGAGTCAAGCCAGATGTTGTTATGCCAACTATTTCACACAATGTG AAGCCGGTCGCTTGTTCCCAGACGGGCCCGGTGACGATAGTGCACGTGTCGGACCTGCACCTCGACCCCAAGTACAGCCCCGGGAACGAGGCGCCTTGCAGCCGGCCCCTGTGCTGCCGCGAGCCGGCGCCGGGGGGGCGGCCGGGCGGGGCCGGGCCCTGGGGCGACTACCGGAG GTATGCCCCTCTCAACGTGTCGGATGCTGTTTCCACGCGATACCTGTTTGAACTTGTGTCCGAGCTCTGGTCTCCCTACGTGACCCCCGAGGCACAACAGACGTTGTTACGTGGAGGCTTTTACACCGTCGTGCCTCGGCCGGGTTTCAGGGTCATTGTTCTCAACAGCGTCGTCTGCCTCAACAGTAACTA CTGGCTCGCGTACGACCCCATCGACCCGTACAGCCAGCTTCAGTGGTTGGTAGGAGTGCTGCGGGAAGCGGAGCGTGCAGGGGAGAGGGTACACATCCTCTACCACGTGCCGTCCGGCTTGAGAAGTCGGTACGGCTGGTGTCTGAAGGTTTGGGGCAGGGAGTTCCACAAGATAGTCGACAG gTTCGAGAACATTGTGACGGCACACTTTGCTGGACATACGCACTACGAAGAGTTCCATGTGTTCTACTCAACAGACAACTCCTCCAGGGCGAACGGAGTGTCGTTTGTTTCTGGTTCGGCATCTCCATTCATCGACGTCAACCCCAGCTACAAGGTGTACACTGTCGACCCAGCTTCGTGG CACGTCGCAGACGCGGTGGCGTGGTCGTTCAACCTGACGGAGGCGAACCTGCGACCCGAGCGGGAGCCCGCGTGGCGGGAGCTGTACTCCATGCGTGAGGAGTACGGCCTGCGGGACTTGCTGCCGGCCCGGCTGGACTCCCTGGTGCACCGCATGGCCGCGAACCACGACCTTCTGCAGCGGTACGCCAG GAACTACGTGAAGCAGGGAGATCCGCAGTTGGTGGAGGGTTGCGACGACTTGTGTCTCAAGGCGAAGCTGTGCGAGATCGTGACGGTGGAGTCCGGGAACCTGGACAAGTGCGACGAACTGGGGCGGGAGTTCGACGCTGCCAATATGACCCACCGTGCATCAGTGTGA
- the LOC134543100 gene encoding sphingomyelin phosphodiesterase-like isoform X7 has translation MCFRRISDSNKMFLKCVFFLTIANILTESFTAPSSAPQSDVRGPEPARCTACRDTVKRMYGVYNANRSRAELRDAVVSLCVSSRLYDSVVCPATVDVFLEMMVYFAEHAGIDAVTNRLCTLILNRETCSADVEWTVDADMGVKPDVVMPTISHNVTGPVTIVHVSDLHLDPKYSPGNEAPCSRPLCCREPAPGGRPGGAGPWGDYRRCDLPLRTVRSMLQGIRRRHPRIDYIYYTGDFVNHAVWDYNRQHNSDIITKVVEVFNETFGDIPVFFTLGNSEPAQKNGYAPLNVSDAVSTRYLFELVSELWSPYVTPEAQQTLLRGGFYTVVPRPGFRVIVLNSVVCLNSNYWLAYDPIDPYSQLQWLVGVLREAERAGERVHILYHVPSGLRSRYGWCLKVWGREFHKIVDRFENIVTAHFAGHTHYEEFHVFYSTDNSSRANGVSFVSGSASPFIDVNPSYKVYTVDPASWHVADAVAWSFNLTEANLRPEREPAWRELYSMREEYGLRDLLPARLDSLVHRMAANHDLLQRYARNYVKQGDPQLVEGCDDLCLKAKLCEIVTVESGNLDKCDELGREFDAANMTHRASV, from the exons ATGTGTTTTAGAAGGATTAGTGACAGTAATAAAATGTTtctcaaatgtgtattttttcTAACAATTGCAAACATATTAACAGAATCATTTACag CGCCTTCAAGTGCCCCTCAGAGCGACGTTCGCGGCCCAGAGCCTGCGCGGTGCACGGCTTGCCGCGACACTGTCAAGCGCATGTACGGCGTTTACAACGCCAACAGATCTCGCGCAGAGCTCAGGGATGCAGTGGTTAGCTTGTGCGTCTCGTCTCGGCTGTACGACAGCGTGGTTTGTCCGGCTACTGTTGACGTTTTCTTG GAAATGATGGTATACTTTGCTGAGCACGCTGGCATCGATGCAGTGACTAACAGACTGTGCACCTTGATCTTGAACAGAGAAACATGCAGCGCTGATGTTGAGTGGACAGTCGATGCCGATATGGGAGTCAAGCCAGATGTTGTTATGCCAACTATTTCACACAATGTG ACGGGCCCGGTGACGATAGTGCACGTGTCGGACCTGCACCTCGACCCCAAGTACAGCCCCGGGAACGAGGCGCCTTGCAGCCGGCCCCTGTGCTGCCGCGAGCCGGCGCCGGGGGGGCGGCCGGGCGGGGCCGGGCCCTGGGGCGACTACCGGAGGTGCGACCTGCCCCTGAGGACGGTGCGCTCGATGCTGCAGGGCATCAGGCGCCGGCACCCG AGAATCGACTACATTTATTACACAGGGGACTTTGTAAATCATGCAGTTTGGGACTACAACAGGCAGCACAATTCTGACATCATCACAAAGGTAGTGGAAGTTTTCAACGAGACTTTTGGAGATATCCCAGTTTTCTTTACCTTGGGAAACAGTGAACCAGCTCAAAAGAATGG GTATGCCCCTCTCAACGTGTCGGATGCTGTTTCCACGCGATACCTGTTTGAACTTGTGTCCGAGCTCTGGTCTCCCTACGTGACCCCCGAGGCACAACAGACGTTGTTACGTGGAGGCTTTTACACCGTCGTGCCTCGGCCGGGTTTCAGGGTCATTGTTCTCAACAGCGTCGTCTGCCTCAACAGTAACTA CTGGCTCGCGTACGACCCCATCGACCCGTACAGCCAGCTTCAGTGGTTGGTAGGAGTGCTGCGGGAAGCGGAGCGTGCAGGGGAGAGGGTACACATCCTCTACCACGTGCCGTCCGGCTTGAGAAGTCGGTACGGCTGGTGTCTGAAGGTTTGGGGCAGGGAGTTCCACAAGATAGTCGACAG gTTCGAGAACATTGTGACGGCACACTTTGCTGGACATACGCACTACGAAGAGTTCCATGTGTTCTACTCAACAGACAACTCCTCCAGGGCGAACGGAGTGTCGTTTGTTTCTGGTTCGGCATCTCCATTCATCGACGTCAACCCCAGCTACAAGGTGTACACTGTCGACCCAGCTTCGTGG CACGTCGCAGACGCGGTGGCGTGGTCGTTCAACCTGACGGAGGCGAACCTGCGACCCGAGCGGGAGCCCGCGTGGCGGGAGCTGTACTCCATGCGTGAGGAGTACGGCCTGCGGGACTTGCTGCCGGCCCGGCTGGACTCCCTGGTGCACCGCATGGCCGCGAACCACGACCTTCTGCAGCGGTACGCCAG GAACTACGTGAAGCAGGGAGATCCGCAGTTGGTGGAGGGTTGCGACGACTTGTGTCTCAAGGCGAAGCTGTGCGAGATCGTGACGGTGGAGTCCGGGAACCTGGACAAGTGCGACGAACTGGGGCGGGAGTTCGACGCTGCCAATATGACCCACCGTGCATCAGTGTGA
- the LOC134543100 gene encoding sphingomyelin phosphodiesterase-like isoform X1, whose protein sequence is MRGQSAPRIIRPRIIGSLLYSQIYVSGLVTVMSDVNSLTVCFYFTAPSSAPQSDVRGPEPARCTACRDTVKRMYGVYNANRSRAELRDAVVSLCVSSRLYDSVVCPATVDVFLEMMVYFAEHAGIDAVTNRLCTLILNRETCSADVEWTVDADMGVKPDVVMPTISHNVKPVACSQTGPVTIVHVSDLHLDPKYSPGNEAPCSRPLCCREPAPGGRPGGAGPWGDYRRCDLPLRTVRSMLQGIRRRHPRIDYIYYTGDFVNHAVWDYNRQHNSDIITKVVEVFNETFGDIPVFFTLGNSEPAQKNGYAPLNVSDAVSTRYLFELVSELWSPYVTPEAQQTLLRGGFYTVVPRPGFRVIVLNSVVCLNSNYWLAYDPIDPYSQLQWLVGVLREAERAGERVHILYHVPSGLRSRYGWCLKVWGREFHKIVDRFENIVTAHFAGHTHYEEFHVFYSTDNSSRANGVSFVSGSASPFIDVNPSYKVYTVDPASWHVADAVAWSFNLTEANLRPEREPAWRELYSMREEYGLRDLLPARLDSLVHRMAANHDLLQRYARNYVKQGDPQLVEGCDDLCLKAKLCEIVTVESGNLDKCDELGREFDAANMTHRASV, encoded by the exons atGCGCGGACAATCCGCACCGCGcatcatccgcccgcggataatagggagtttactgtattcacAAATATATGTAAGTGGTTTGGTCACAGTTATGTCGGATGTTAACTCCTTGACTGTATGTTTTTACTTCACAGCGCCTTCAAGTGCCCCTCAGAGCGACGTTCGCGGCCCAGAGCCTGCGCGGTGCACGGCTTGCCGCGACACTGTCAAGCGCATGTACGGCGTTTACAACGCCAACAGATCTCGCGCAGAGCTCAGGGATGCAGTGGTTAGCTTGTGCGTCTCGTCTCGGCTGTACGACAGCGTGGTTTGTCCGGCTACTGTTGACGTTTTCTTG GAAATGATGGTATACTTTGCTGAGCACGCTGGCATCGATGCAGTGACTAACAGACTGTGCACCTTGATCTTGAACAGAGAAACATGCAGCGCTGATGTTGAGTGGACAGTCGATGCCGATATGGGAGTCAAGCCAGATGTTGTTATGCCAACTATTTCACACAATGTG AAGCCGGTCGCTTGTTCCCAGACGGGCCCGGTGACGATAGTGCACGTGTCGGACCTGCACCTCGACCCCAAGTACAGCCCCGGGAACGAGGCGCCTTGCAGCCGGCCCCTGTGCTGCCGCGAGCCGGCGCCGGGGGGGCGGCCGGGCGGGGCCGGGCCCTGGGGCGACTACCGGAGGTGCGACCTGCCCCTGAGGACGGTGCGCTCGATGCTGCAGGGCATCAGGCGCCGGCACCCG AGAATCGACTACATTTATTACACAGGGGACTTTGTAAATCATGCAGTTTGGGACTACAACAGGCAGCACAATTCTGACATCATCACAAAGGTAGTGGAAGTTTTCAACGAGACTTTTGGAGATATCCCAGTTTTCTTTACCTTGGGAAACAGTGAACCAGCTCAAAAGAATGG GTATGCCCCTCTCAACGTGTCGGATGCTGTTTCCACGCGATACCTGTTTGAACTTGTGTCCGAGCTCTGGTCTCCCTACGTGACCCCCGAGGCACAACAGACGTTGTTACGTGGAGGCTTTTACACCGTCGTGCCTCGGCCGGGTTTCAGGGTCATTGTTCTCAACAGCGTCGTCTGCCTCAACAGTAACTA CTGGCTCGCGTACGACCCCATCGACCCGTACAGCCAGCTTCAGTGGTTGGTAGGAGTGCTGCGGGAAGCGGAGCGTGCAGGGGAGAGGGTACACATCCTCTACCACGTGCCGTCCGGCTTGAGAAGTCGGTACGGCTGGTGTCTGAAGGTTTGGGGCAGGGAGTTCCACAAGATAGTCGACAG gTTCGAGAACATTGTGACGGCACACTTTGCTGGACATACGCACTACGAAGAGTTCCATGTGTTCTACTCAACAGACAACTCCTCCAGGGCGAACGGAGTGTCGTTTGTTTCTGGTTCGGCATCTCCATTCATCGACGTCAACCCCAGCTACAAGGTGTACACTGTCGACCCAGCTTCGTGG CACGTCGCAGACGCGGTGGCGTGGTCGTTCAACCTGACGGAGGCGAACCTGCGACCCGAGCGGGAGCCCGCGTGGCGGGAGCTGTACTCCATGCGTGAGGAGTACGGCCTGCGGGACTTGCTGCCGGCCCGGCTGGACTCCCTGGTGCACCGCATGGCCGCGAACCACGACCTTCTGCAGCGGTACGCCAG GAACTACGTGAAGCAGGGAGATCCGCAGTTGGTGGAGGGTTGCGACGACTTGTGTCTCAAGGCGAAGCTGTGCGAGATCGTGACGGTGGAGTCCGGGAACCTGGACAAGTGCGACGAACTGGGGCGGGAGTTCGACGCTGCCAATATGACCCACCGTGCATCAGTGTGA
- the LOC134543100 gene encoding sphingomyelin phosphodiesterase-like isoform X2, with protein MRGQSAPRIIRPRIIGSLLYSQIYVSGLVTVMSDVNSLTVCFYFTAPSSAPQSDVRGPEPARCTACRDTVKRMYGVYNANRSRAELRDAVVSLCVSSRLYDSVVCPATVDVFLEMMVYFAEHAGIDAVTNRLCTLILNRETCSADVEWTVDADMGVKPDVVMPTISHNVKPVACSQTGPVTIVHVSDLHLDPKYSPGNEAPCSRPLCCREPAPGGRPGGAGPWGDYRRCDLPLRTVRSMLQGIRRRHPRIDYIYYTGDFVNHAVWDYNRQHNSDIITKVVEVFNETFGDIPVFFTLGNSEPAQKNGYAPLNVSDAVSTRYLFELVSELWSPYVTPEAQQTLLRGGFYTVVPRPGFRVIVLNSVVCLNSNYWLAYDPIDPYSQLQWLVGVLREAERAGERVHILYHVPSGLRSRYGWCLKVWGREFHKIVDRFENIVTAHFAGHTHYEEFHVFYSTDNSSRANGVSFVSGSASPFIDVNPSYKVYTVDPASWHVADAVAWSFNLTEANLRPEREPAWRELYSMREEYGLRDLLPARLDSLVHRMAANHDLLQRNYVKQGDPQLVEGCDDLCLKAKLCEIVTVESGNLDKCDELGREFDAANMTHRASV; from the exons atGCGCGGACAATCCGCACCGCGcatcatccgcccgcggataatagggagtttactgtattcacAAATATATGTAAGTGGTTTGGTCACAGTTATGTCGGATGTTAACTCCTTGACTGTATGTTTTTACTTCACAGCGCCTTCAAGTGCCCCTCAGAGCGACGTTCGCGGCCCAGAGCCTGCGCGGTGCACGGCTTGCCGCGACACTGTCAAGCGCATGTACGGCGTTTACAACGCCAACAGATCTCGCGCAGAGCTCAGGGATGCAGTGGTTAGCTTGTGCGTCTCGTCTCGGCTGTACGACAGCGTGGTTTGTCCGGCTACTGTTGACGTTTTCTTG GAAATGATGGTATACTTTGCTGAGCACGCTGGCATCGATGCAGTGACTAACAGACTGTGCACCTTGATCTTGAACAGAGAAACATGCAGCGCTGATGTTGAGTGGACAGTCGATGCCGATATGGGAGTCAAGCCAGATGTTGTTATGCCAACTATTTCACACAATGTG AAGCCGGTCGCTTGTTCCCAGACGGGCCCGGTGACGATAGTGCACGTGTCGGACCTGCACCTCGACCCCAAGTACAGCCCCGGGAACGAGGCGCCTTGCAGCCGGCCCCTGTGCTGCCGCGAGCCGGCGCCGGGGGGGCGGCCGGGCGGGGCCGGGCCCTGGGGCGACTACCGGAGGTGCGACCTGCCCCTGAGGACGGTGCGCTCGATGCTGCAGGGCATCAGGCGCCGGCACCCG AGAATCGACTACATTTATTACACAGGGGACTTTGTAAATCATGCAGTTTGGGACTACAACAGGCAGCACAATTCTGACATCATCACAAAGGTAGTGGAAGTTTTCAACGAGACTTTTGGAGATATCCCAGTTTTCTTTACCTTGGGAAACAGTGAACCAGCTCAAAAGAATGG GTATGCCCCTCTCAACGTGTCGGATGCTGTTTCCACGCGATACCTGTTTGAACTTGTGTCCGAGCTCTGGTCTCCCTACGTGACCCCCGAGGCACAACAGACGTTGTTACGTGGAGGCTTTTACACCGTCGTGCCTCGGCCGGGTTTCAGGGTCATTGTTCTCAACAGCGTCGTCTGCCTCAACAGTAACTA CTGGCTCGCGTACGACCCCATCGACCCGTACAGCCAGCTTCAGTGGTTGGTAGGAGTGCTGCGGGAAGCGGAGCGTGCAGGGGAGAGGGTACACATCCTCTACCACGTGCCGTCCGGCTTGAGAAGTCGGTACGGCTGGTGTCTGAAGGTTTGGGGCAGGGAGTTCCACAAGATAGTCGACAG gTTCGAGAACATTGTGACGGCACACTTTGCTGGACATACGCACTACGAAGAGTTCCATGTGTTCTACTCAACAGACAACTCCTCCAGGGCGAACGGAGTGTCGTTTGTTTCTGGTTCGGCATCTCCATTCATCGACGTCAACCCCAGCTACAAGGTGTACACTGTCGACCCAGCTTCGTGG CACGTCGCAGACGCGGTGGCGTGGTCGTTCAACCTGACGGAGGCGAACCTGCGACCCGAGCGGGAGCCCGCGTGGCGGGAGCTGTACTCCATGCGTGAGGAGTACGGCCTGCGGGACTTGCTGCCGGCCCGGCTGGACTCCCTGGTGCACCGCATGGCCGCGAACCACGACCTTCTGCAGCG GAACTACGTGAAGCAGGGAGATCCGCAGTTGGTGGAGGGTTGCGACGACTTGTGTCTCAAGGCGAAGCTGTGCGAGATCGTGACGGTGGAGTCCGGGAACCTGGACAAGTGCGACGAACTGGGGCGGGAGTTCGACGCTGCCAATATGACCCACCGTGCATCAGTGTGA
- the LOC134543100 gene encoding sphingomyelin phosphodiesterase-like isoform X3, protein MRGQSAPRIIRPRIIGSLLYSQIYVSGLVTVMSDVNSLTVCFYFTAPSSAPQSDVRGPEPARCTACRDTVKRMYGVYNANRSRAELRDAVVSLCVSSRLYDSVVCPATVDVFLEMMVYFAEHAGIDAVTNRLCTLILNRETCSADVEWTVDADMGVKPDVVMPTISHNVTGPVTIVHVSDLHLDPKYSPGNEAPCSRPLCCREPAPGGRPGGAGPWGDYRRCDLPLRTVRSMLQGIRRRHPRIDYIYYTGDFVNHAVWDYNRQHNSDIITKVVEVFNETFGDIPVFFTLGNSEPAQKNGYAPLNVSDAVSTRYLFELVSELWSPYVTPEAQQTLLRGGFYTVVPRPGFRVIVLNSVVCLNSNYWLAYDPIDPYSQLQWLVGVLREAERAGERVHILYHVPSGLRSRYGWCLKVWGREFHKIVDRFENIVTAHFAGHTHYEEFHVFYSTDNSSRANGVSFVSGSASPFIDVNPSYKVYTVDPASWHVADAVAWSFNLTEANLRPEREPAWRELYSMREEYGLRDLLPARLDSLVHRMAANHDLLQRYARNYVKQGDPQLVEGCDDLCLKAKLCEIVTVESGNLDKCDELGREFDAANMTHRASV, encoded by the exons atGCGCGGACAATCCGCACCGCGcatcatccgcccgcggataatagggagtttactgtattcacAAATATATGTAAGTGGTTTGGTCACAGTTATGTCGGATGTTAACTCCTTGACTGTATGTTTTTACTTCACAGCGCCTTCAAGTGCCCCTCAGAGCGACGTTCGCGGCCCAGAGCCTGCGCGGTGCACGGCTTGCCGCGACACTGTCAAGCGCATGTACGGCGTTTACAACGCCAACAGATCTCGCGCAGAGCTCAGGGATGCAGTGGTTAGCTTGTGCGTCTCGTCTCGGCTGTACGACAGCGTGGTTTGTCCGGCTACTGTTGACGTTTTCTTG GAAATGATGGTATACTTTGCTGAGCACGCTGGCATCGATGCAGTGACTAACAGACTGTGCACCTTGATCTTGAACAGAGAAACATGCAGCGCTGATGTTGAGTGGACAGTCGATGCCGATATGGGAGTCAAGCCAGATGTTGTTATGCCAACTATTTCACACAATGTG ACGGGCCCGGTGACGATAGTGCACGTGTCGGACCTGCACCTCGACCCCAAGTACAGCCCCGGGAACGAGGCGCCTTGCAGCCGGCCCCTGTGCTGCCGCGAGCCGGCGCCGGGGGGGCGGCCGGGCGGGGCCGGGCCCTGGGGCGACTACCGGAGGTGCGACCTGCCCCTGAGGACGGTGCGCTCGATGCTGCAGGGCATCAGGCGCCGGCACCCG AGAATCGACTACATTTATTACACAGGGGACTTTGTAAATCATGCAGTTTGGGACTACAACAGGCAGCACAATTCTGACATCATCACAAAGGTAGTGGAAGTTTTCAACGAGACTTTTGGAGATATCCCAGTTTTCTTTACCTTGGGAAACAGTGAACCAGCTCAAAAGAATGG GTATGCCCCTCTCAACGTGTCGGATGCTGTTTCCACGCGATACCTGTTTGAACTTGTGTCCGAGCTCTGGTCTCCCTACGTGACCCCCGAGGCACAACAGACGTTGTTACGTGGAGGCTTTTACACCGTCGTGCCTCGGCCGGGTTTCAGGGTCATTGTTCTCAACAGCGTCGTCTGCCTCAACAGTAACTA CTGGCTCGCGTACGACCCCATCGACCCGTACAGCCAGCTTCAGTGGTTGGTAGGAGTGCTGCGGGAAGCGGAGCGTGCAGGGGAGAGGGTACACATCCTCTACCACGTGCCGTCCGGCTTGAGAAGTCGGTACGGCTGGTGTCTGAAGGTTTGGGGCAGGGAGTTCCACAAGATAGTCGACAG gTTCGAGAACATTGTGACGGCACACTTTGCTGGACATACGCACTACGAAGAGTTCCATGTGTTCTACTCAACAGACAACTCCTCCAGGGCGAACGGAGTGTCGTTTGTTTCTGGTTCGGCATCTCCATTCATCGACGTCAACCCCAGCTACAAGGTGTACACTGTCGACCCAGCTTCGTGG CACGTCGCAGACGCGGTGGCGTGGTCGTTCAACCTGACGGAGGCGAACCTGCGACCCGAGCGGGAGCCCGCGTGGCGGGAGCTGTACTCCATGCGTGAGGAGTACGGCCTGCGGGACTTGCTGCCGGCCCGGCTGGACTCCCTGGTGCACCGCATGGCCGCGAACCACGACCTTCTGCAGCGGTACGCCAG GAACTACGTGAAGCAGGGAGATCCGCAGTTGGTGGAGGGTTGCGACGACTTGTGTCTCAAGGCGAAGCTGTGCGAGATCGTGACGGTGGAGTCCGGGAACCTGGACAAGTGCGACGAACTGGGGCGGGAGTTCGACGCTGCCAATATGACCCACCGTGCATCAGTGTGA
- the LOC134543100 gene encoding sphingomyelin phosphodiesterase-like isoform X4 has product MCFRRISDSNKMFLKCVFFLTIANILTESFTAPSSAPQSDVRGPEPARCTACRDTVKRMYGVYNANRSRAELRDAVVSLCVSSRLYDSVVCPATVDVFLEMMVYFAEHAGIDAVTNRLCTLILNRETCSADVEWTVDADMGVKPDVVMPTISHNVKPVACSQTGPVTIVHVSDLHLDPKYSPGNEAPCSRPLCCREPAPGGRPGGAGPWGDYRRCDLPLRTVRSMLQGIRRRHPRIDYIYYTGDFVNHAVWDYNRQHNSDIITKVVEVFNETFGDIPVFFTLGNSEPAQKNGYAPLNVSDAVSTRYLFELVSELWSPYVTPEAQQTLLRGGFYTVVPRPGFRVIVLNSVVCLNSNYWLAYDPIDPYSQLQWLVGVLREAERAGERVHILYHVPSGLRSRYGWCLKVWGREFHKIVDRFENIVTAHFAGHTHYEEFHVFYSTDNSSRANGVSFVSGSASPFIDVNPSYKVYTVDPASWHVADAVAWSFNLTEANLRPEREPAWRELYSMREEYGLRDLLPARLDSLVHRMAANHDLLQRYARNYVKQGDPQLVEGCDDLCLKAKLCEIVTVESGNLDKCDELGREFDAANMTHRASV; this is encoded by the exons ATGTGTTTTAGAAGGATTAGTGACAGTAATAAAATGTTtctcaaatgtgtattttttcTAACAATTGCAAACATATTAACAGAATCATTTACag CGCCTTCAAGTGCCCCTCAGAGCGACGTTCGCGGCCCAGAGCCTGCGCGGTGCACGGCTTGCCGCGACACTGTCAAGCGCATGTACGGCGTTTACAACGCCAACAGATCTCGCGCAGAGCTCAGGGATGCAGTGGTTAGCTTGTGCGTCTCGTCTCGGCTGTACGACAGCGTGGTTTGTCCGGCTACTGTTGACGTTTTCTTG GAAATGATGGTATACTTTGCTGAGCACGCTGGCATCGATGCAGTGACTAACAGACTGTGCACCTTGATCTTGAACAGAGAAACATGCAGCGCTGATGTTGAGTGGACAGTCGATGCCGATATGGGAGTCAAGCCAGATGTTGTTATGCCAACTATTTCACACAATGTG AAGCCGGTCGCTTGTTCCCAGACGGGCCCGGTGACGATAGTGCACGTGTCGGACCTGCACCTCGACCCCAAGTACAGCCCCGGGAACGAGGCGCCTTGCAGCCGGCCCCTGTGCTGCCGCGAGCCGGCGCCGGGGGGGCGGCCGGGCGGGGCCGGGCCCTGGGGCGACTACCGGAGGTGCGACCTGCCCCTGAGGACGGTGCGCTCGATGCTGCAGGGCATCAGGCGCCGGCACCCG AGAATCGACTACATTTATTACACAGGGGACTTTGTAAATCATGCAGTTTGGGACTACAACAGGCAGCACAATTCTGACATCATCACAAAGGTAGTGGAAGTTTTCAACGAGACTTTTGGAGATATCCCAGTTTTCTTTACCTTGGGAAACAGTGAACCAGCTCAAAAGAATGG GTATGCCCCTCTCAACGTGTCGGATGCTGTTTCCACGCGATACCTGTTTGAACTTGTGTCCGAGCTCTGGTCTCCCTACGTGACCCCCGAGGCACAACAGACGTTGTTACGTGGAGGCTTTTACACCGTCGTGCCTCGGCCGGGTTTCAGGGTCATTGTTCTCAACAGCGTCGTCTGCCTCAACAGTAACTA CTGGCTCGCGTACGACCCCATCGACCCGTACAGCCAGCTTCAGTGGTTGGTAGGAGTGCTGCGGGAAGCGGAGCGTGCAGGGGAGAGGGTACACATCCTCTACCACGTGCCGTCCGGCTTGAGAAGTCGGTACGGCTGGTGTCTGAAGGTTTGGGGCAGGGAGTTCCACAAGATAGTCGACAG gTTCGAGAACATTGTGACGGCACACTTTGCTGGACATACGCACTACGAAGAGTTCCATGTGTTCTACTCAACAGACAACTCCTCCAGGGCGAACGGAGTGTCGTTTGTTTCTGGTTCGGCATCTCCATTCATCGACGTCAACCCCAGCTACAAGGTGTACACTGTCGACCCAGCTTCGTGG CACGTCGCAGACGCGGTGGCGTGGTCGTTCAACCTGACGGAGGCGAACCTGCGACCCGAGCGGGAGCCCGCGTGGCGGGAGCTGTACTCCATGCGTGAGGAGTACGGCCTGCGGGACTTGCTGCCGGCCCGGCTGGACTCCCTGGTGCACCGCATGGCCGCGAACCACGACCTTCTGCAGCGGTACGCCAG GAACTACGTGAAGCAGGGAGATCCGCAGTTGGTGGAGGGTTGCGACGACTTGTGTCTCAAGGCGAAGCTGTGCGAGATCGTGACGGTGGAGTCCGGGAACCTGGACAAGTGCGACGAACTGGGGCGGGAGTTCGACGCTGCCAATATGACCCACCGTGCATCAGTGTGA